The region GGAGAGACACATGACTCGCCAGATGAGCTTGCGAGGGCGCAAGGGCAAGCCCGGTCGCATCACGTTCGTCGGTTCCGGCCCGGGTGATCCGGGCCTGCTGACGACGCGAGCCCGCACCGTGCTGGCCAACGCCGCACTCGTGTTCACCGACCCCGACGTGCCCGAAGCGGTGCTGGCCCTGGTGGGCTCCGAGCTGCCGCCGCCGTCGGGACCGTTGCCCGCCGACGCGGCCCCGGCAGCCGCCAAGGCCGATGCCGCCGACAAGCCGGCGGTCGACGACGCGAAGCCGGCCGACGCGGTCGACCAGGCGACGGTCATCCCCGGTGGGCCCGATGTGCGGCCCGCGCTGGGCGATCCCGCCGAAGTCGCCAAGACGCTGGCCGCCGAGGCTCGCGGTGGCGTGGACGTCGTGCGCCTGGTCGCCGGCGATCCGCTGTCTGTCGACGCGGTCATCACCGAGGTGCAGGCGCTGGCCCGCACCCAGCTGCAGTTCGAGGTCGTGCCCGGGCTGCCCGACACCTCGGCCGTGCCCACCTATGCGGGGCTGCCGCTGGGTTCGTCGCACACGGTCGCCGACGTGCGCGACCCGAACGTCGACTGGGCTGCGCTGGCCGCCGCGCCGGGACCGCTGATCCTGCACGCCACGGCCTCACATCTGCCCGAGGCGGCGCGCACCCTCATCGAGTACGGCCTGGCCGACAGCACGCCGGCCGTGGTGACCGCCAACGGCACCACCTGCCAGCAGCGCTCGGTGGAGACGACGCTGGCCGGACTGCTCGACAAGGCCACCCTCGCGGGCACCGAACCCACGGGCCCGCTGACCGGCACGCTGGTCGTCACGATCGGTCGCACCGTCACCAACCGCGCCAAGCTGAACTGGTGGGAGAGCCGCGCGCTCTACGGCTGGACCGTGCTGGTGCCGCGCACCAAGGACCAGGCGGGCGAGATGAGCGATCGGCTGGTCGGGCACGGCGCGCTGCCGATCGAGGTGCCGACGATCGCGGTCGAGCCGCCGCGCAGCCCGGCCCAGATGGAAAGGGCCGTCAAGGGTTTGGTCGACGGGCGCTTCCAGTGGGTGGTGTTCACGTCCACCAACGCCGTGCGCGCGGTGTGGGAGAAGTTCAACGAGTTCGGTCTGGATGCCCGCGCCTTCTCGGGTGTCAAGATCGCCTGCGTCGGTCAGGCCACCGCCGACCGGGTCCGGGCGTTCGGCATCAACCCCGAGCTGGTGCCGACGGGTGAGCAGAGCTCGCTCGGCCTGCTCGACGAATTCCCGCCCTACGACGACATTTTCGATCCGGTCAACCGGGTGCTGCTGCCGCGCGCCGACATCGCCACCGAGACGCTGGCCGAGGGACTGCGCGAACGCGGCTGGGAGATCGAGGACGTCACGGCTTATCGCACCGTGCGTGCGGCCCCGCCGCCCGCGCACACCCGCGAGATGATCAAGACGGGTGGCTTCGACGCGGTGTGCTTCACGTCGAGCTCGACGGTGCGCAACCTGGTCGGCATCGCCGGTAAGCCGCACGCCCGCACCATCGTTGCGTGCATCGGCCCGAAAACAGCGGAGACGGCAGCGGAATTCGGTCTGCGCGTCGATGTGCAGCCCGACGTGGCAGCGGTCGGCCCGCTGGTGGAGGCGCTCGCTGAGCACGCCGCCCGCCTGCGCGCCGAGGGTGCGTTGCCGCCACCGCGGAAGAAGAGCCGCCGCCGCTAGCCGCGAGGAGGATGGCAGTCCATGCCCTTTCCGGGTCACCGTCCACGGAGGCTGCGCACCACCCCGGCCATGCGCCGGCTGGTAGCCGAGACATCGCTGGAGCCACGGCATCTCGTGTTGCCGATGTTCGTGGCCGACGGCATCGCCGAACCGCGCGAGATCGGGTCGATGCCCGGTGTCGTGCAGCACACCAGGGATTCGCTGCGCCGCGCGGCTGACGACGCCGTCCGGGCGGGCGTGGGCGGGTTGATGCTTTTCGGCATCCCCCGGGAGGACGACAAGGACCCGCTGGGATCGGCCGGTGTCGACCCGGACGGAATCCTCAACGTCGCGCTGCGGGACCTGGCCGCCGACCTCGGCGATGCCACGGTGCTGATGGCCGACACCTGCCTCGACGAGTTCACCGACCACGGCCACTGCGGGATCGTCGACGCCGACGGCCGGGTCGACAACGACGCGACCAACCACCGGTATGTGGAACTCGCTGTCGCACAAGCGAATGCGGGTGCGCACGTGGTGAGCCCGAGCGGGATGATGGACGGTCAGGTCGCCGCGATCCGCAACGGGCTCGACGCCGAGGGGCTCACCGACACCGCCGTCCTGGCCTACGCGGCGAAGTTCGCCTCGGGCTTCTACGGCCCGTTCCGTGAGGCCGTGGCGTCCAGCCTGCAGGGCGACCGGCGCACGTACCAGCAGAATCCGGGCAACGCCCGCGAGGCGATCCACGAGGTGGACCTCGACGTCGACGAAGGCGCCGACATCATCATGGTCAAGCCTGCGATGGCCTACCTCGACGTGCTCCGCGCCGCCGCCGACGTCTCGCCGGTTCCGGTTGCGGCGTACCAGGTTTCGGGCGAGTACTCGA is a window of Mycolicibacterium chubuense NBB4 DNA encoding:
- a CDS encoding uroporphyrinogen-III synthase — translated: MTRQMSLRGRKGKPGRITFVGSGPGDPGLLTTRARTVLANAALVFTDPDVPEAVLALVGSELPPPSGPLPADAAPAAAKADAADKPAVDDAKPADAVDQATVIPGGPDVRPALGDPAEVAKTLAAEARGGVDVVRLVAGDPLSVDAVITEVQALARTQLQFEVVPGLPDTSAVPTYAGLPLGSSHTVADVRDPNVDWAALAAAPGPLILHATASHLPEAARTLIEYGLADSTPAVVTANGTTCQQRSVETTLAGLLDKATLAGTEPTGPLTGTLVVTIGRTVTNRAKLNWWESRALYGWTVLVPRTKDQAGEMSDRLVGHGALPIEVPTIAVEPPRSPAQMERAVKGLVDGRFQWVVFTSTNAVRAVWEKFNEFGLDARAFSGVKIACVGQATADRVRAFGINPELVPTGEQSSLGLLDEFPPYDDIFDPVNRVLLPRADIATETLAEGLRERGWEIEDVTAYRTVRAAPPPAHTREMIKTGGFDAVCFTSSSTVRNLVGIAGKPHARTIVACIGPKTAETAAEFGLRVDVQPDVAAVGPLVEALAEHAARLRAEGALPPPRKKSRRR
- the hemB gene encoding porphobilinogen synthase: MPFPGHRPRRLRTTPAMRRLVAETSLEPRHLVLPMFVADGIAEPREIGSMPGVVQHTRDSLRRAADDAVRAGVGGLMLFGIPREDDKDPLGSAGVDPDGILNVALRDLAADLGDATVLMADTCLDEFTDHGHCGIVDADGRVDNDATNHRYVELAVAQANAGAHVVSPSGMMDGQVAAIRNGLDAEGLTDTAVLAYAAKFASGFYGPFREAVASSLQGDRRTYQQNPGNAREAIHEVDLDVDEGADIIMVKPAMAYLDVLRAAADVSPVPVAAYQVSGEYSMISAAAAHGWIDLKTVVLETLTGIRRAGGDIVLTYWAVDVARWLS